A region from the Corylus avellana chromosome ca7, CavTom2PMs-1.0 genome encodes:
- the LOC132186905 gene encoding B3 domain-containing protein Os03g0120900-like isoform X2: MLFRSHDQAAAPAEALDFNGNLQLMDFSLPNINAYNYDEAGGAAVVVDQREHMFDKVVTPSDVGKLNRLVIPKQHAEKYFPLASSSSSSSSAAATENGLLLTFEDRNGKSWRFRYSYWNSSQSYVMTKGWSRFVKEKKLDAGDIVSFERGVGEFGKNRLYIDWRRRPIDALNPILKLPNQPPFPRWATRLYSLPPSSVSMSVSVPRHHPHHPNYHHPYYHHHPTAPHDRIVAVPQLAHQDDHDHHVPAVHRGKTVAKRLRLFGVNMECSIPEEPDVKTAPLSPYFPPPQLRLRNNNNTAATALPTIPTDFSKKGKSSFDFP, translated from the coding sequence ATGTTGTTCAGATCCCATGATCAAGCAGCTGCACCAGCAGAAGCTCTCGATTTCAACGGCAACCTACAGCTCATGGATTTCTCGCTACCAAATATTAATGCTTATAATTATGATGAAGCTGGCGGCGCTGCTGTGGTTGTTGATCAGAGAGAGCATATGTTTGATAAGGTTGTGACTCCGAGTGATGTAGGGAAGCTCAACCGCCTCGTCATCCCGAAGCAGCACGCTGAGAAGTACTTCCCCCTTGCCTCCTCCAGCTCCTCCTCCTCGTCGGCCGCGGCCACCGAGAATGGGCTGCTGCTGACCTTCGAAGATCGCAATGGCAAGTCATGGCGGTTCAGATACTCTTACTGGAACAGCAGCCAGAGCTATGTGATGACCAAAGGGTGGAGCCGCTTCGTCAAGGAGAAGAAGCTCGACGCCGGCGACATCGTCTCGTTTGAGCGCGGCGTCGGGGAGTTCGGTAAAAACCGTTTGTACATCGACTGGAGGCGCCGGCCAATCGATGCACTGAATCCCATATTGAAGCTGCCAAATCAGCCACCGTTTCCTCGATGGGCTACCAGACTCTATTCCCTGCCCCCCTCTTCTGTGTCGATGTCTGTGTCGGTGCCACGACACCACCCCCATCATCCTAATTATCATCATCcttattatcatcatcatccaacGGCCCCACATGATCGAATTGTAGCAGTTCCACAATTAGCCCATCAAGATGATCATGACCACCATGTTCCCGCCGTCCACCGTGGCAAAACGGTTGCCAAACGCCTCAGGCTATTCGGTGTAAACATGGAATGTAGCATACCAGAAGAGCCAGATGTCAAAACGGCACCGCTCTCGCCTTATTTCCCTCCTCCCCAATTAAGGCTacgcaacaacaacaacaccgCCGCCACCGCACTGCCGACAATTCCAACCGACTtttcaaagaaaggaaaaagttCATTTGACTTTCCCTGA